Proteins from a single region of Antechinus flavipes isolate AdamAnt ecotype Samford, QLD, Australia chromosome 2, AdamAnt_v2, whole genome shotgun sequence:
- the ISCA2 gene encoding iron-sulfur cluster assembly 2 homolog, mitochondrial isoform X2: MAALAISPRAWALTVLGLRTMNSRLRGRLLHVTPRPLLMPLGALPQGGNSARWESSTTPSSSSSSSTPSQTPGSESSEGQIRLTDSCVKRLLEITEGAEFLRLQVEGGGCSGFQYKFSLDTVINPDDRVFEQGGARVVVDTDSLVFVKGALVDYCQELIRSSFQVLNNPQAQQGCSCGTSFSVKL; the protein is encoded by the exons ATGGCGGCTTTGGCGATATCGCCCCGGGCATGGGCACTAACAGTTCTGGGCCTGAGAACGATGAACTCCCGGCTGAGGGGCAG GCTCCTTCACGTCACCCCACGTCCGCTGCTGATGCCACTCGGGGCACTCCCGCAGGGGGGCAACTCTGCGCGCTGGGAATCGTCCACcaccccctcttcctcttcttcctcatctactccCTCTCAGACGCCGGGCTCCGAGTCAAGCGAAGGTCAGATCCGCCTCACTGACAGCTGCGTTAAG AGACTTCTGGAAATCACAGAAGGGGCAGAGTTCCTCCGGCTGCAGGTGGAGGGAGGTGGATGCTCCGGATTCcaatataaattctctctggacacAGTTATCAATCCTGATGACAG GGTGTTTGAACAGGGCGGGGCTCGTGTGGTGGTTGACACTGATAGCTTGGTCTTCGTGAAAGGGGCCCTGGTGGACTACTGCCAAGAATTGATCCGAAGTTCATTTCAAGTGTTGAACAACCCTCAGGCACAGCAAGGATGTTCTTGTGGGACTTCATTCTCTGTCAAACTATAA
- the ISCA2 gene encoding iron-sulfur cluster assembly 2 homolog, mitochondrial isoform X1 has product MAALAISPRAWALTVLGLRTMNSRLRGSRLLHVTPRPLLMPLGALPQGGNSARWESSTTPSSSSSSSTPSQTPGSESSEGQIRLTDSCVKRLLEITEGAEFLRLQVEGGGCSGFQYKFSLDTVINPDDRVFEQGGARVVVDTDSLVFVKGALVDYCQELIRSSFQVLNNPQAQQGCSCGTSFSVKL; this is encoded by the exons ATGGCGGCTTTGGCGATATCGCCCCGGGCATGGGCACTAACAGTTCTGGGCCTGAGAACGATGAACTCCCGGCTGAGGGGCAG CAGGCTCCTTCACGTCACCCCACGTCCGCTGCTGATGCCACTCGGGGCACTCCCGCAGGGGGGCAACTCTGCGCGCTGGGAATCGTCCACcaccccctcttcctcttcttcctcatctactccCTCTCAGACGCCGGGCTCCGAGTCAAGCGAAGGTCAGATCCGCCTCACTGACAGCTGCGTTAAG AGACTTCTGGAAATCACAGAAGGGGCAGAGTTCCTCCGGCTGCAGGTGGAGGGAGGTGGATGCTCCGGATTCcaatataaattctctctggacacAGTTATCAATCCTGATGACAG GGTGTTTGAACAGGGCGGGGCTCGTGTGGTGGTTGACACTGATAGCTTGGTCTTCGTGAAAGGGGCCCTGGTGGACTACTGCCAAGAATTGATCCGAAGTTCATTTCAAGTGTTGAACAACCCTCAGGCACAGCAAGGATGTTCTTGTGGGACTTCATTCTCTGTCAAACTATAA